A stretch of DNA from Candidatus Baltobacteraceae bacterium:
GACGTCGAGGCGATGCGCGCCCAAGGCCTGGCGCGCGGAGGGAGTTTGGAGAACGCATTGGTCTACGACGACGAGGGTCCGATGCAGCCGCTGCAATGGCCCGACGAAGTCGTGCGCCACAAGGTGCTCGATCTGATCGGCGACTTCGCGCTGCTGGGTGCTTGGCCGCAGTGCGAGGTAATTGCGATCAAGAGCGGGCATGCTATGCATGCGCGCGTGATACGCGAATTGAGGAACCGTGGCTGAAATCGACATCCGGCAGATCATGGAGATTTTGCCGCATCGCTATCCGATGTTGCTGGTGGACCGGGTGACCGAGTACACACCCGGAAAGCGGGTCGTCGGATATAAGAACATCACGTTCAATGAGCCGGTCTTCACCGGGCACTTTCCCGGGAACCCGCTCTTTCCCGGCGTGTACATGGTCGAAGCCTTGGCGCAATTGGGCGGAACGGTCGTGCTGGAACCGGGCGAATTCGCGCGCAAGGTTCCGTTTCTCGCCGGCATCGACGGCGCGAAATTCCGCCGCCCGGTCATACCCGGCGATCGCTTGATGATGGAGGTCGTCCTCAAAAATCACAAGCGGAACATTTTTTGGGTTCACGCCGAAGCCAAGGTCGACGATCAGCTCGCGTGCGCCGCCGAGCTGACGTTCTCGATCGCGCCGGATCCGCGCGGCTTCAGCCTCGACGCGGCGGTACTCCATCCATGATTCATCCAACGGCGATCGTTCATCCGAACGCGAAAGTGGTGCGCGGCATCGAGATCGGCCCGTACTGCGTGGTCGGCGAGAACGTCTCGATCGGCAAGGGCACGGTGCTGCAGGCGCACGTCGTGGTCAACGGTTGGACGGAGATCGGCGAAGATTGTGAGATCTATCCGTTCGCAACGATC
This window harbors:
- the fabZ gene encoding 3-hydroxyacyl-ACP dehydratase FabZ; this encodes MAEIDIRQIMEILPHRYPMLLVDRVTEYTPGKRVVGYKNITFNEPVFTGHFPGNPLFPGVYMVEALAQLGGTVVLEPGEFARKVPFLAGIDGAKFRRPVIPGDRLMMEVVLKNHKRNIFWVHAEAKVDDQLACAAELTFSIAPDPRGFSLDAAVLHP